GTAGGTCAAGCCATAATTATAGGGGAAGATATAGAAATTAGAATATTAGAAATTGACGATGGTCAAATAAAATTGGGGGTTACTGCGCCAAAAAACATATCTGTTTTAAGAAAAGAGCTTATAGAAATCAAAGACGAAAACTTAAAAGCTGCATCTGTAAACAAAGAAGCTTTGAGTAAAATAGAAAATTTTATTAAAAAACGCTAAAGTAAATTAAAAATATATCGATATAAATAGTGTAAACAAAAGATGAAGCAGTT
This genomic window from Thermoanaerobacter uzonensis DSM 18761 contains:
- the csrA gene encoding carbon storage regulator CsrA, yielding MLILTRKVGQAIIIGEDIEIRILEIDDGQIKLGVTAPKNISVLRKELIEIKDENLKAASVNKEALSKIENFIKKR